In the Streptobacillus moniliformis DSM 12112 genome, one interval contains:
- a CDS encoding polysaccharide deacetylase family protein, producing the protein MKRRVKVFAAFIITFSLISCMNTKNEEKVVEDIKIEKKVEEEKEVQKKEEQQEKIIKTDDILRYHYKKIAKSIDPNIDFENVNVRKFRVTDTDIYFGDNEELVLNLEKFKAIFKSNVGLPSLYQGEELIPKKREVDMSKKHIVFTFDDGPRNKYHELIREVFNEYDQTASFFLLGEVIKRNSNMVIKTYLDGHEIMGHSYTHPDLTKLSPEKIWKEYQGCNDEIFKVIGLDVKNIRPPYGAVNQKVKNVVGGKNNIVLWNVDSEDWKSRNVETIISRVLPVVKDGDVVLFHDLYLESYEAIKYMVPILIEEGYQFISYEDMIKIKNR; encoded by the coding sequence ATGAAAAGGAGAGTTAAGGTATTTGCTGCATTTATTATTACATTTAGTTTAATAAGTTGTATGAATACTAAAAATGAAGAAAAGGTTGTAGAAGATATAAAAATCGAAAAAAAAGTTGAAGAAGAAAAAGAAGTTCAAAAAAAAGAAGAACAACAAGAAAAAATTATAAAAACAGATGATATATTAAGGTATCATTATAAAAAAATTGCAAAATCTATAGATCCAAACATTGATTTTGAAAATGTAAATGTTAGGAAATTTAGGGTAACTGATACTGATATATATTTTGGAGATAATGAAGAATTAGTTCTTAACTTAGAAAAATTTAAAGCAATATTTAAATCAAATGTAGGGCTTCCATCTCTTTATCAAGGAGAGGAATTAATTCCTAAAAAAAGAGAAGTAGACATGTCTAAAAAACACATAGTTTTTACTTTTGATGATGGACCTAGGAATAAATATCATGAATTAATAAGAGAAGTATTTAATGAATATGATCAAACAGCATCATTTTTTCTACTAGGAGAGGTAATAAAAAGAAATTCTAATATGGTTATAAAAACATATTTAGATGGGCATGAAATTATGGGGCATTCATATACACATCCTGATTTAACTAAATTAAGTCCAGAAAAAATTTGGAAGGAATATCAAGGTTGTAATGATGAAATTTTTAAGGTAATAGGACTTGATGTTAAAAATATAAGACCACCTTATGGTGCAGTTAATCAAAAAGTTAAAAATGTAGTAGGTGGTAAAAATAATATAGTATTATGGAATGTTGATTCTGAAGATTGGAAAAGTAGAAATGTAGAAACAATAATTTCAAGAGTTCTTCCTGTAGTTAAAGATGGAGATGTAGTACTGTTTCACGACCTATATTTAGAATCATATGAAGCTATAAAATACATGGTTCCAATATTGATAGAGGAAGGTTATCAATTTATTAGTTATGAAGATATGATTAAAATTAAGAATAGATAG
- a CDS encoding Abi family protein produces MNKDLKNNEKQEMLLEIDELINHLEKKNVKFKDKERAKETLSKLGYFKLKEFSYIYRDETGKYFDNTYFENFVDNFYLDKKLRLEILSLIENIEIYLKTKLVNIFGKKGAYTYLDFPKWIDRKADPESVKRIHQKILKKNNKIVNMEYFDKKVVSLYVEKYKKEVLPIWVIMETLTLGEVKEILNVAYPKMFENIYINIYPEYDEFLSKLEIIKDVRNMAAHNNDVLTETYSVGNIVDVIEIILFFCKSIDICVDYNEIKKILLEIEEKTYWFKNISKEYIEELIDRSM; encoded by the coding sequence ATGAACAAGGATTTAAAAAATAATGAAAAACAGGAAATGCTTTTAGAAATAGATGAATTAATAAATCATTTAGAGAAAAAGAATGTTAAATTTAAAGATAAGGAAAGAGCAAAAGAAACTCTATCTAAGTTAGGATATTTTAAATTAAAGGAATTTTCATATATTTATAGAGATGAAACCGGCAAGTATTTTGATAATACATATTTTGAAAATTTTGTTGATAATTTTTATCTTGATAAGAAATTAAGATTAGAAATATTATCTTTAATTGAAAATATTGAAATATATCTAAAAACTAAACTTGTAAACATATTTGGTAAAAAAGGGGCATATACTTATTTAGATTTTCCTAAGTGGATAGATAGAAAAGCAGATCCTGAAAGTGTTAAAAGAATACATCAGAAAATACTTAAAAAGAATAATAAAATAGTAAATATGGAATATTTTGATAAAAAGGTAGTAAGTCTTTATGTAGAAAAATACAAAAAAGAAGTTTTACCTATATGGGTAATAATGGAAACATTAACTTTAGGAGAAGTAAAGGAAATATTAAATGTTGCTTACCCTAAAATGTTTGAAAATATTTATATAAATATATATCCAGAATATGATGAATTTTTAAGTAAGTTAGAAATTATTAAAGATGTTAGAAATATGGCAGCACATAATAATGATGTATTAACAGAAACATATAGTGTTGGTAATATTGTTGATGTTATAGAAATAATACTATTTTTTTGTAAAAGTATAGATATATGTGTTGATTATAACGAAATAAAAAAAATTTTATTAGAAATAGAGGAAAAAACATATTGGTTTAAAAATATATCTAAGGAGTATATAGAGGAACTAATTGATAGGAGTATGTAA
- a CDS encoding nitroreductase family protein encodes MNEVIKLISNRKSVRNFTGDKVNKEDLELILKTLLRMPNSRNLQKLSFVVVQDKEKIEKLAEYCGKQKQVATADAFIIIVGDYSKLIGSLKYKGEEVEENIFSTSIISDMFGDAGIAAATIDILGNSLGYGSTIIGGVFSVAPLEIAKLLNLPKHTFPIYGVTLGVPEEFVKNSPLKPRTKFENVVFFEEYDKEKAIEGVIEYNEELNKYWESINVNLPSHLEVVKSYLKGINTEFLTGFMNEQGFKK; translated from the coding sequence ATGAATGAAGTAATTAAATTAATTAGTAATAGAAAATCAGTAAGAAATTTTACTGGAGATAAAGTAAATAAGGAAGATTTAGAATTAATATTAAAAACATTACTTAGAATGCCAAATTCTAGGAATTTACAAAAGTTATCTTTTGTAGTTGTTCAAGATAAAGAAAAAATAGAAAAACTTGCAGAATATTGTGGAAAACAAAAACAAGTTGCTACAGCAGATGCATTTATTATCATAGTAGGGGACTATAGTAAATTAATAGGTTCGTTAAAATATAAGGGAGAGGAAGTAGAAGAAAATATATTTTCAACTTCTATAATTTCTGATATGTTTGGAGATGCTGGAATAGCAGCTGCTACTATAGATATATTAGGAAATTCATTAGGTTATGGTTCAACTATTATAGGAGGAGTATTTAGTGTTGCTCCTTTAGAAATAGCTAAATTATTAAATTTACCTAAACATACCTTCCCTATTTATGGAGTTACTTTAGGTGTTCCTGAAGAATTTGTTAAGAACTCACCTCTTAAACCTAGAACTAAATTTGAAAATGTAGTATTTTTTGAAGAATATGATAAAGAAAAAGCTATAGAAGGTGTAATAGAGTATAATGAGGAATTAAATAAATATTGGGAAAGTATAAATGTTAATTTACCATCACATTTAGAGGTAGTTAAATCATATTTAAAAGGAATAAATACAGAATTTCTTACAGGATTTATGAATGAACAAGGATTTAAAAAATAA
- a CDS encoding histidine phosphatase family protein, whose product MKLKKILIYSRHGIRYPLFNLEEISKIVDPEKIKWDFEDGILTKKGEILEYEFGKYLKKYLDKLNFNISTKEFHTNSMKRTILTSKLLALAMFPFENIEIEYMFKDMKKLDLNYNITLTKDIINIEKIEKNDEKIRSSYNLIEKSLGLKKDSIYNLKSEITIDDRGIIYSNGAFKYGTDIVDMYILKYYEGFKYDEIFKGDNFRKDLKEMSKVKDSLLDLLFADKEYINYSETNAYKLMLKHAKNDVDLSVIVGHDSNIATILSALDIDSDDIGNEFEKYPIGSKLIFKIYEDDSFDLDMLYYDVDRIRYMEDRDPICKNLVNKGKFK is encoded by the coding sequence ATGAAATTAAAAAAAATTTTAATTTATAGTAGGCATGGAATAAGGTATCCGTTATTTAATTTAGAAGAAATAAGTAAGATTGTAGATCCTGAAAAGATTAAATGGGATTTTGAAGATGGAATATTAACTAAAAAAGGAGAAATATTAGAATATGAATTTGGAAAATATTTAAAAAAATATTTAGATAAATTAAATTTTAACATTTCTACTAAAGAATTTCATACAAATTCTATGAAAAGAACAATTTTAACTTCAAAATTATTAGCATTAGCTATGTTTCCTTTTGAAAATATAGAAATAGAATACATGTTTAAGGATATGAAAAAGCTTGATTTAAATTATAATATAACTTTAACTAAAGATATTATTAATATAGAAAAAATAGAAAAAAATGATGAAAAAATAAGAAGTTCATATAATTTAATAGAAAAAAGCCTAGGATTAAAAAAAGATAGTATATATAATCTAAAATCTGAAATAACTATAGATGATAGAGGAATAATCTATTCAAATGGTGCTTTTAAATATGGAACAGATATAGTAGATATGTATATTTTAAAATATTATGAAGGATTTAAATATGATGAAATATTTAAAGGTGATAATTTTAGAAAAGATCTTAAAGAAATGTCTAAAGTAAAAGATTCATTACTTGATCTCTTATTTGCAGATAAAGAATATATTAATTATTCTGAAACTAATGCATATAAATTAATGCTAAAACATGCTAAAAATGATGTTGATTTATCAGTAATAGTTGGTCATGATTCAAATATTGCAACAATATTATCAGCTCTTGATATAGATAGTGATGATATAGGTAATGAATTTGAAAAATATCCTATAGGTTCAAAACTAATATTTAAAATATATGAAGATGATAGTTTTGATTTAGATATGCTTTATTATGATGTTGATAGAATAAGGTATATGGAAGATAGAGATCCAATTTGTAAAAATTTAGTAAATAAAGGAAAATTTAAATAG
- the nrdG gene encoding anaerobic ribonucleoside-triphosphate reductase activating protein: MKVAKIKPTDVSNGIGIRVSIFVSGCRHACKGCFNKEIWSFEEGECFDETILDRLYTYLDKEYIKGLTFLGGEPLEPRNQEGVYIILKKVKEKFPNKNIWLYSGFTYEYIVSEMVPYFPKLEKILELIDVLVDGKFEISLLDLKLKFRGSCNQRVIDMKKTRKKGEIIWLEEIEDSAKYIRSKHAISDRMDKLIKIDKMGL; this comes from the coding sequence ATGAAAGTAGCAAAAATTAAACCTACAGATGTTTCTAATGGTATTGGAATAAGGGTTAGTATTTTTGTATCTGGTTGTAGACATGCCTGTAAGGGTTGCTTTAATAAAGAAATATGGTCTTTTGAAGAAGGGGAATGTTTTGATGAAACAATACTTGACAGGCTATATACATATTTAGATAAGGAATATATTAAGGGATTAACATTTTTAGGAGGAGAACCATTAGAACCAAGAAACCAAGAGGGAGTATATATTATTTTAAAAAAAGTTAAAGAAAAATTTCCAAATAAAAATATATGGCTATATTCAGGTTTTACTTATGAATATATTGTATCTGAAATGGTTCCATATTTCCCAAAATTAGAAAAAATATTGGAATTAATTGATGTTTTAGTAGATGGAAAATTTGAAATATCATTACTTGATCTAAAGTTAAAATTTAGGGGTTCTTGTAATCAAAGAGTAATTGATATGAAAAAAACTAGAAAAAAGGGTGAAATTATTTGGTTAGAAGAGATAGAAGATAGTGCAAAATACATTAGATCTAAGCATGCTATATCAGATAGAATGGATAAATTAATAAAAATAGATAAAATGGGACTTTAA
- the nrdD gene encoding anaerobic ribonucleoside-triphosphate reductase gives MNILKRDGREEKYDSNKIRDAINKANETVELKERICNKKIEEIIQHIENEKISTVEEIQDFIEKSLVSEGLYKLAKNYIVYRYTRSLVRKANTTDESILALIQNSNKDVQEENSNKNSVVASTQRDLIAGEVSKDLTRRIILPEHISKAHDEGILHFHDADYFIQNIFNCCLVNIKDMLENGTVMNAKLVESPKSFQVACTVLTQIIAAVASGQYGGQSIDIRHLGKYLRVSRDKYMNKYREKYKNLDEKTLSSLVEDRIRDELKSGVQTIQYQINTLMTTNGQSPFVTLFLYLRDDDEYKEEVADIIEEILNQRIQGIKNDQGVYVTSAFPKLVYVLDENNALKGGKYDYLTRLAVECTSKRMYPDYISAKIMKKNYEGNVFSPMGCRSFLSPYKDNNGEYKFEGRFNQGVVSLNLVQIALVAKTEEKYFELLEDRLKLCYEALMLRHNKLKGTTSDISPIHWQYGAIARLKKGEKIDEYLMNGYSTISLGYIGIYETTKLITGKSHTTKEGTEFALKLMNKLEDATIKWKKETGIGFGLYGTPAESLCYRFARIDKEKFGIIEDITDKGYYTNSYHVDVRENISVFDKFNFESEFQKISSGGAISYAEIPNMSKNIDALEEMVKYIYDNIQYAEFNTKTDYCHVCGFDEEMVVNNENNWECPQCHNNDKTKMNVIRRTCGYLGENFWNEGKTKEISKRVLHI, from the coding sequence ATGAATATACTAAAGAGAGATGGTAGAGAAGAAAAATATGATTCAAATAAAATTAGAGATGCCATAAATAAAGCGAATGAAACTGTGGAGTTAAAAGAGAGAATATGTAATAAAAAAATAGAAGAGATAATACAACATATAGAGAATGAAAAAATATCTACTGTTGAAGAAATTCAAGATTTTATAGAAAAATCTTTAGTATCTGAGGGATTATATAAATTAGCTAAGAACTATATTGTTTATAGATATACAAGATCTCTTGTTAGAAAAGCTAATACAACAGATGAATCTATATTAGCATTAATACAAAATTCTAATAAAGATGTTCAAGAAGAGAACTCAAATAAAAATTCAGTTGTTGCATCTACTCAAAGAGATTTAATTGCAGGAGAGGTAAGTAAAGATTTAACAAGAAGAATAATATTACCAGAACATATTAGTAAAGCTCATGATGAGGGTATTTTACATTTCCATGATGCTGATTATTTTATTCAAAATATTTTTAATTGCTGTCTAGTAAATATTAAAGATATGTTAGAAAATGGAACAGTTATGAATGCAAAACTTGTAGAATCTCCTAAAAGTTTTCAGGTTGCATGTACAGTTTTAACTCAAATAATTGCAGCAGTTGCAAGTGGACAATATGGTGGTCAAAGTATAGATATTAGACATTTGGGTAAATATTTGCGTGTAAGTAGAGATAAGTATATGAATAAGTATAGAGAAAAGTATAAAAATTTAGATGAAAAAACTTTAAGTTCATTAGTAGAAGATAGAATTAGAGATGAATTAAAAAGTGGAGTACAAACGATACAATATCAAATCAATACATTAATGACAACTAATGGACAATCACCTTTTGTAACCCTATTTCTTTATTTAAGAGATGATGATGAGTATAAAGAAGAAGTAGCAGATATAATAGAGGAAATATTAAATCAAAGAATACAGGGTATAAAAAATGATCAAGGAGTTTATGTAACATCAGCCTTTCCTAAATTAGTATATGTACTAGATGAAAATAATGCATTAAAAGGTGGAAAATATGATTATTTAACTAGATTGGCTGTAGAATGTACATCTAAGAGAATGTATCCTGATTATATAAGTGCTAAAATAATGAAAAAAAATTATGAAGGTAATGTATTTTCACCTATGGGATGTAGATCTTTTCTTTCGCCATATAAGGATAATAATGGAGAATATAAGTTTGAGGGAAGATTTAATCAAGGTGTAGTAAGTTTAAATTTAGTACAAATAGCTTTAGTTGCTAAAACAGAAGAAAAATATTTTGAATTATTAGAGGATAGATTAAAATTGTGTTATGAAGCATTAATGTTAAGACATAATAAACTAAAAGGAACAACATCTGATATTTCGCCTATACATTGGCAATATGGAGCTATAGCAAGACTTAAAAAAGGTGAAAAAATAGATGAATATCTAATGAATGGATACTCAACTATATCTCTTGGATATATAGGTATTTATGAAACTACAAAACTTATTACAGGTAAATCACATACTACTAAAGAGGGAACAGAATTTGCATTAAAATTAATGAATAAATTAGAAGATGCAACTATAAAATGGAAAAAAGAAACAGGAATAGGCTTTGGTCTTTACGGAACTCCAGCTGAGAGCCTATGTTATAGATTTGCAAGAATAGATAAAGAAAAATTTGGAATAATTGAAGATATAACTGATAAAGGTTATTACACTAATTCATATCATGTAGATGTAAGAGAAAATATTTCTGTATTTGATAAGTTTAATTTTGAATCAGAATTTCAAAAAATATCTAGTGGTGGAGCAATATCTTATGCTGAAATACCTAATATGAGTAAAAATATAGATGCATTAGAGGAAATGGTTAAATATATTTATGATAACATACAATATGCAGAATTTAATACTAAAACAGATTACTGTCATGTTTGTGGATTTGATGAAGAAATGGTAGTAAATAATGAAAATAATTGGGAATGTCCTCAATGTCATAATAATGATAAAACAAAGATGAATGTAATAAGAAGAACTTGTGGATATTTAGGGGAAAACTTTTGGAATGAAGGAAAAACTAAGGAAATAAGTAAAAGAGTATTGCATATATGA
- a CDS encoding IS91 family transposase — protein MYNSNKIKSIFSKYILTNSINSIKPYFDKKHIEHINHSIHNFLNCGNLSKGFISYRCSSCNFQHKMKLTCKSRLCPSCGYNYSVNWTNSILKQFINIPHRHVLFTVPKEFRKFIAYDRSILSKMSKAINDIFKYQFHNIKDKVKRKIYIPKSNPNYFTNSDIINYGLITVIHTFGRNLKFNPHIHAIISLGGFNKKFQYKELKYFHVPSIANQWKFSLCKLISNANYPNDIIKIQAKKAVSNVYDNDVRLFFNVAGNDINNPKYIIKYLGRYLSRVPIAEYKIVNIDFNKNSLTFKFEDLSNNKEVTYSTLSFKDFVAKVLFHLPLKYFKMINRYGFYARRISSKVKMSLFYLKAQVNKKSLSLFRKNFKELWDFDPFMCPHCNIYLKRYELFIDNGLSPPIHKFYN, from the coding sequence ATGTATAATTCTAATAAAATTAAATCTATCTTCTCCAAATATATTTTAACAAATTCTATTAATTCTATCAAGCCATATTTTGATAAAAAACATATTGAACATATCAACCATTCCATTCATAATTTTCTTAACTGTGGTAATCTCTCTAAAGGCTTTATCTCTTATCGTTGTTCCTCTTGTAATTTTCAACATAAAATGAAACTTACTTGTAAATCTAGACTTTGTCCATCTTGTGGTTATAACTATTCTGTTAATTGGACTAATTCTATCTTAAAACAATTTATTAACATCCCTCATAGGCATGTCCTTTTTACTGTCCCTAAAGAATTTAGAAAATTTATTGCTTATGATAGATCTATTCTTTCTAAAATGTCTAAAGCTATTAATGATATTTTTAAATATCAATTCCATAATATCAAAGATAAAGTTAAAAGAAAAATATATATCCCTAAATCTAATCCTAATTACTTTACTAATTCTGATATTATTAACTACGGACTTATTACTGTTATTCATACTTTTGGTAGAAACCTTAAGTTTAATCCTCATATTCATGCCATCATCTCTCTTGGAGGTTTTAATAAAAAATTTCAATATAAAGAACTTAAATACTTTCATGTCCCCTCTATTGCTAATCAATGGAAGTTTTCTCTTTGTAAATTAATTAGTAATGCTAATTATCCTAATGATATTATTAAAATACAAGCTAAAAAAGCTGTATCTAATGTTTATGATAATGATGTTAGGTTATTTTTTAATGTAGCTGGTAATGATATTAATAATCCTAAATACATTATTAAATATCTTGGTAGATATTTATCAAGAGTTCCTATTGCTGAATATAAGATTGTTAATATTGATTTTAATAAAAATTCTCTTACATTTAAATTTGAAGATTTAAGTAATAATAAAGAAGTTACTTATTCTACTTTATCTTTTAAAGATTTTGTTGCTAAAGTGCTTTTTCATCTACCTTTAAAGTATTTTAAAATGATTAATAGATATGGTTTCTATGCTAGAAGAATTTCTTCTAAAGTTAAAATGTCTCTATTTTATCTTAAAGCTCAGGTTAATAAAAAGTCTCTTTCTTTATTTAGGAAAAACTTTAAAGAACTTTGGGACTTTGACCCTTTTATGTGTCCTCATTGTAATATTTATCTTAAACGTTATGAACTATTTATTGATAATGGTCTTTCTCCTCCTATTCATAAGTTCTATAATTAA
- a CDS encoding superoxide dismutase, protein MSIKLKDLPYAYDALEPVIDKETMHLHHDKHHNTYVTNLNNLIKGTEFENATVEEILTSLDKMPEEKRNGIKNNAGGTYNHDIFWETMIPGGSKEPVGRLKEAIDKTFGSFEEFKNLFNSKGLTQFGSGWVWLVSDKDGNLEVYSTSNQDCPLSDGKKIILCNDVWEHAYYLNYQNRRADYLKEWFNVVNWDIVSDRY, encoded by the coding sequence ATGAGTATTAAACTTAAGGATTTACCTTATGCTTATGATGCTTTAGAGCCAGTAATAGATAAAGAAACTATGCATTTGCATCATGATAAACATCACAATACATATGTTACAAATTTAAATAACCTTATAAAAGGCACAGAGTTTGAAAATGCAACTGTAGAAGAAATATTAACATCACTAGATAAAATGCCTGAAGAAAAGAGAAATGGAATTAAAAATAATGCTGGTGGAACATATAATCATGATATATTCTGGGAAACAATGATACCAGGAGGCTCAAAAGAACCAGTGGGGAGATTAAAAGAAGCGATAGATAAAACTTTTGGTTCTTTTGAAGAATTTAAAAATTTATTTAATTCTAAGGGATTAACTCAATTTGGTTCAGGTTGGGTATGGTTAGTTAGTGATAAAGATGGTAATTTAGAAGTATATTCTACAAGCAATCAAGATTGCCCATTATCTGATGGTAAAAAAATAATTTTATGTAATGATGTTTGGGAACATGCATATTATTTAAATTATCAAAATAGAAGAGCTGATTATCTAAAAGAATGGTTTAATGTAGTAAACTGGGATATTGTAAGCGATAGATATTAA
- a CDS encoding tetratricopeptide repeat protein — protein MKKKLLILATLLIATINFAGTKEDFEKAYKNYETTKNVEQLEKDLLEIVKAKTDHYTISSKFDLAKIKIMQKKNDEARKYINEILADKLVSADGIKIAKTLLYSIEENYDKKMKILSELISSDPKDLSLQVEMLKELSVKKDNVKFDRLYKEYVKKIAKDDKLKTSFDINLIKDLLAQKQFSNADKIIKPYFTSKNNELKALANYYTAISKFEQKDIKSSIKYSDMASKLSKELDADIENFAYLLAIENKENDKALKKLIILKNLTKDKSVYFELISLAEVLNKKELVESTTKEFRATLDEKQNMYLNDTLSKLFLSDKMYELAEKYAKKTLTEDKNPEGHLVLAVIYANLNKKEEALKNVREAVSKKVEGAAEIEKQILENLK, from the coding sequence ATGAAAAAGAAATTATTAATACTTGCAACTTTACTTATTGCTACAATAAATTTTGCAGGAACTAAAGAAGATTTTGAAAAGGCTTATAAAAACTATGAAACAACTAAAAATGTTGAACAATTAGAAAAAGATTTATTAGAAATTGTAAAAGCGAAAACAGATCACTATACAATAAGTTCTAAATTTGATTTAGCAAAAATAAAGATTATGCAAAAAAAGAATGATGAGGCTAGAAAATATATAAATGAAATTTTAGCTGATAAATTAGTTAGTGCAGATGGTATAAAAATAGCTAAAACTTTACTTTACTCTATTGAAGAAAATTATGATAAAAAAATGAAAATATTATCTGAATTAATATCTTCAGATCCAAAAGATTTATCTTTACAAGTTGAAATGTTAAAAGAATTATCTGTAAAAAAAGATAATGTTAAATTTGACAGACTATATAAAGAATATGTAAAGAAAATAGCTAAAGATGATAAACTTAAAACATCTTTTGATATAAATTTAATTAAAGATTTATTAGCACAAAAACAATTTTCTAATGCTGATAAAATTATTAAACCATACTTTACAAGCAAAAATAATGAATTAAAAGCATTAGCAAATTACTATACAGCTATAAGTAAATTTGAACAAAAAGATATTAAGAGTTCAATAAAATATTCAGATATGGCAAGTAAGTTATCAAAAGAATTAGATGCTGATATAGAAAACTTTGCTTACCTATTAGCTATAGAAAACAAGGAAAATGATAAAGCTTTAAAGAAATTAATAATATTAAAAAATCTAACTAAAGATAAAAGTGTATACTTTGAATTAATTTCTTTAGCAGAAGTATTAAATAAAAAAGAATTAGTAGAAAGCACTACTAAAGAATTTAGAGCTACATTAGATGAAAAACAAAATATGTATTTAAATGACACTTTATCTAAATTATTCCTTTCAGATAAAATGTATGAATTAGCAGAAAAATATGCTAAAAAAACTTTAACAGAAGATAAAAATCCTGAAGGACATTTAGTTCTTGCAGTAATATATGCTAACTTAAATAAAAAAGAAGAAGCTTTAAAAAATGTTAGAGAAGCAGTTTCTAAAAAAGTTGAAGGTGCAGCAGAAATAGAAAAACAAATATTAGAGAATTTAAAATAG
- a CDS encoding tRNA 2-thiocytidine(32) synthetase TtcA encodes MVNLSCNAVIPDGPLKAVEEIEESIRTTFRKDIYIKFLGSILEYGLVEDGDKIAIAVSGGKDSLLLVKLFQELKKDKRFNFEFKALSLNPGFREEDLKHFKFNLKELNIDCDIIDTNIWKVANEMANEYPCFLCAKMRRGILYKNIEKMGYNKLALGHHFDDVIETTLINLFYGGTLKTMLPKMPSTSGNLTLIRPMVNVHEEDIIKFTKKNGIRAMNCGCVIEAGKTSSKRKEIKDMLETLEANNPGLKQKVFKSMENIHLDYVYGYKTKKEKFHIKDNKKK; translated from the coding sequence ATGGTTAATTTAAGTTGTAATGCTGTTATACCTGATGGTCCACTTAAGGCTGTTGAAGAAATTGAAGAAAGTATTAGAACAACATTTAGAAAAGATATATATATCAAGTTTTTAGGATCAATACTTGAATACGGATTAGTAGAAGATGGTGATAAAATAGCTATAGCCGTTTCTGGTGGTAAAGATTCTTTATTATTAGTAAAGCTATTTCAAGAATTAAAAAAGGATAAAAGATTTAATTTTGAATTTAAAGCTCTAAGTCTAAATCCAGGATTTAGAGAAGAAGATTTAAAACATTTTAAATTTAATCTAAAAGAATTAAATATAGATTGCGATATAATTGACACAAATATATGGAAGGTTGCCAATGAAATGGCTAATGAATATCCTTGCTTTTTATGTGCAAAAATGAGAAGAGGGATACTTTATAAAAATATAGAAAAAATGGGGTATAATAAGTTAGCACTAGGTCATCATTTTGATGATGTTATTGAAACTACATTAATAAATCTTTTTTATGGAGGTACACTAAAAACTATGTTACCTAAGATGCCATCAACATCAGGTAATTTAACTTTAATAAGACCTATGGTAAATGTGCATGAAGAAGATATTATTAAATTTACTAAGAAAAATGGTATAAGAGCAATGAACTGTGGTTGTGTTATTGAAGCTGGAAAAACATCCAGTAAAAGAAAAGAAATTAAAGATATGCTAGAAACATTAGAAGCTAATAACCCAGGTTTAAAACAAAAAGTATTCAAATCTATGGAAAATATTCATTTAGACTATGTTTATGGTTATAAGACAAAAAAAGAAAAATTTCATATAAAGGATAATAAAAAAAAGTGA